A region of uncultured Anaeromusa sp. DNA encodes the following proteins:
- a CDS encoding VOC family protein: MKITRVDATFCTDKLQESKEFYMNYFDFELVYESDWYLEMMVPGMPTSGLSFTLPRRDEGEFFCGTGTILSFEVPDVQAEYQRLKEAGLSLVQSLQDKPWGERSFVVDDPNGIHLYIYETIPATPEYQKIYDSFRQAR; the protein is encoded by the coding sequence ATGAAAATTACGCGGGTGGATGCAACGTTTTGTACAGATAAGCTACAGGAATCTAAAGAATTTTATATGAACTATTTTGATTTTGAATTAGTATATGAAAGCGATTGGTATTTGGAAATGATGGTTCCAGGCATGCCAACCAGCGGTTTGAGCTTTACCTTGCCGCGCCGTGATGAAGGCGAATTTTTTTGCGGTACCGGTACGATTCTTTCTTTTGAAGTGCCGGATGTGCAGGCAGAGTATCAGCGTTTAAAAGAGGCTGGCTTGTCGCTTGTGCAGTCTCTGCAGGACAAGCCTTGGGGAGAGCGCAGCTTTGTAGTGGATGATCCCAATGGAATTCATCTTTATATTTATGAAACCATTCCAGCTACGCCGGAGTATCAAAAAATTTATGATTCGTTTCGGCAGGCTCGTTGA